In Coturnix japonica isolate 7356 chromosome 11, Coturnix japonica 2.1, whole genome shotgun sequence, the sequence TTTGCTGCAGCTTTGGGAAGAACAACAAGACAGCACTTATATCAACTTCAGTTCTGCGACAAACAGAAGTCAAACATTCAAAAGGAAGTGAAGGACTGTTCAATCAGTGCAGGCCCATGTAACCTCTGTAAAAccactttcctttctgcagaacaaaacaatgcCATGGCAGTATTTCAATGTAAATTCCACTGAACCTGAGTATGAATGAGCTTTGTTTCTTGATAAATATCACCTGCTTTTAGATTCTAGTGCCACGGATGCATTTTTTTATCAGtgcaaacaataaaaacatttggATTAATTCTTATGTTGATATTGTAATTCTGAGAACATGAAATACCCGGTTACAACTGACCGAGAGAGGTTCGGTTTTCCTCTGGCTGGTTTGCTTAAGTGCTTATTTACAGGCTGGAAGTTTTCAGGGAGGAAGGCTCCACTCCTGAGAAGGGCTAATGCACAAAGGCAGATGGGCAGGTCTTCCTCTCTTACAGGAAAAAGATTTCATACAGTGTGAAGAGTGCTgcactgttttcagaatgtGATTAGACGTGCTTTGGCAGCACATATGTAATATTTTACATGCAGTAGCACATATGCTGGCATAACACTACAGGAATTGTATGCTAGACTGTGTTTGGCATAACATATGTGAGTAGCCTTAATAAACCAGAGCCACAGTTCACCTACCTGAAAATTATTAGGGAAAGTGTAACAAAAACCCATAGGCCGATAATCCTCTTTTAGTCTCTTGAAAACCAGTGTCTGATTCTGGGGTAGTGTGTTTAATAGTCCTGCTGGCCTTCTCTACCATTAATCTGCCTAATCACTTTTTgaacacatttctgttctgGCATCCAGAACATCCTGTGCCAATTTGCTCCACAATTCACTTTTAACACTGTGTGACAAAGCACTTCCTTTTACCTCAATCGTTTCAATGGGTACACCCTGACTTTTAGGCAGTGTTATTGTTCTTGTTGTTCTCGTGTGCCATTCATAGCCTTTACTGAAGTTCCCTCCATCAGTatcttttccaggctgaataTTTTCTAGTAATCAGTCTCTCTTTATACAGATGCACTTCCATACCATGTGATTCCTCTGAATCTTTTCTAGCTCTACAGTTGCTCTTTTGGGCTCAAAAAGGTCTGATGAGAATGGGGCGAGCAGACTCAAGACCTGGTTGTAAACTGGATCCATCCAGTGACATAGCAAGTTAACTGCTTTGTTCTTGGTTTCCTTCCTCATCCATCCCAGCTCTCCTACTTGTCTTCTGatctgctgctgagcactgagcttgtATTTTCAAACATCTGTCCACAGTAACCTCAAACCCTTTCCTGAGAGGAAATAGGTCTTTCAGAGTTCAGCATTAGGACTATATAGTCAGAGTGATCTTTCTTCTATGGGTGTTTATCAGTACTAAGCAAAACTTGCCTTTCTACTGATGACTTGCTCAAGGTCAAGCTAGCAGTAGATGCAGACAGAAGATGTCAGACACTGGAGTACTGGGAGCAGGTGACTTAACTGCAGAGAAAGGCACTGAAATCCTGCAGCTGTAACAGAGCTTATGCATTCTTCTTTGACATGTCAGCACTGCACCTACACACAGCAtgactttgctttctgctctggcAGAGCACACACACAATACAGCAGGgcaccagcagcacacaaaCTGGGGCACTTCAATTAAGACCAGCACAGTGCCCTGGTTTAACTTTGGTTTCAGTGGCACTGGGACCACATCCTCTGCATTGGGTtaagtgtatgggaaatcacagcttgaacctctgattaatcagctgaggcaagtattgggtcagctgcaggagcacaggtgagagtaatgtagctgtgctcccagaaggggtggagctcaactccacctcctctaagacctcatttaagggctgaccaccaccaaggcagcatctcttggagattgctctgcagtggagactgcctcagctttctggtcaaggcatcgacattggtgagttttcctttgctaataacctttgactatttaccaccatcttggttaacatctttatattagccacccttACGGTTAAGAAATGGTAGAAGCCATATACACTGGTATACAGTTACATACATAAGTGCAAACTATTGCATAACACTTAGGCCACTCAGTTGAACGTTTGGCTGCTTTGCTTGACTACAAAAGAAGCGAGACAGTTTTGAAGTTGACCTTAATTGCTGAGGTTGGTTAActgatttcctgctttttatcTGAAGACAGCatccagttttgttttattgtagaACAATACAGAAGAGTTAAATCACATATAGCACCAATACATACCTGTGTGATAAGGCTACTCTGGCAGATTAATTAGTATCAGTAGAGCACTTTGAAGATGCAAAGAGCTACAGGAGTACTCCATATTATCCTCATTACTACTTATCATTACCATTACAATACTGAGGCTAATCTTTGCCCTTTGCTAAAGTGAGACATGCTGCAGACACTTTCAACAGTCCAAGTCCCACAGAACCCAGGCTAGGGATACAAAAGACCAAAAGAAAGATCcaactcagcagcagcacaagctcCTGCAGAGTTAAACATCAGAGACAGAAGGAAGCCTCAAGTATGCAAACAGCTGCCAGGAAATTGAAGGCCGTTCTCTGCGgttatggaaaaaatattttctatataaatTCCTGGAGAGAATGCcaggaaaaagcaagcaagccCCTTTTATggaaaccaacaaaaacagattCAAGGCCCTGCTTTACCATCACcctcttcagtattttattactgattttGCTCCTTCACAAGCAATTAATGAACTGCAGTTTGGTAAAAAGTATGCTCTACTATGGCATTCCTATGGATACTTCAGCAAGTCTTTAGTTCTAACTCAATATCTGCTAAACAGTTTTGCCTTGAGGATTAGCTGCAGTTTTGCATCTCCCTTCTGAACTAACCTGGAGCATTTGCATGACATCTGTCTCATGCCCAACTCCACATTCAGCTGTTGAGCCTCTTCTTCACCACCCTATAGGGTGTAAGTCTTCAATTCACAGCTTTGGAAAATCTGTTAATGCTGGGCTTAAAATTAACCTGGAAggtcaaggaagaaaaattagatCCCCTCTAATTCTGGACTAAAGATCTGAGTAAATGCagacagaattttaaaatgaaaggtGCCTGTGTTCACATAGAAAACTTCCATCAGTATCAGAGATAGCAGAAATATTTCCCTCGGGGTGTTAATATACAGAGGCACAGTTAGTTGAGTGAGAACAGCAGGTTAAGCAGGAAATGCACACAAATGTCAGAAGAATGTGCTTACCTGCAATGCTAAAACCAAAATAGGTTCATCCACTGGCTCGGATGCTGCATCATGGCAGATGcccatctcctgcagctccaaGGGAATGCTGATCCATGGGAGGCTGATTCTGCCTGTAGTGGTTGATTTTCTGTCTAGATCATTATCTTTGCTGAAAGATCAGCAGCAAAATTAGATGAAATCACACCACTTTGAGAGGATCACAAAAGTACAGATGTTGAAAGTCCACGTCCTTACCAAATGTTGTTCGTGTTTGCCTAAATCATTCTTGCTGCACAATCATCcaaagaaatgaatgctttcatttttgcagaCTTCGgaataatttttatgtatttaccTCTTAGGCTCTTTTGGAATTCATAAATCATACTTAATGAGAAGTATTAGCTCAGACTTACTGCAATTATGTAATGAATGTTTGATTTCTGGCTTGCAGCCTGAAAAATACATAGATTTCTGTGATCTCTAGAAAGGTAAAGATGAAGCCCCATGTGTTAATTAGGGGCTAATAGCTTTAGTTCACTGTAATAtaaagactttctttttttaaagctttccaACTCTGCTGAAGGTCTGCTATTCAATTAGTCTTGAGTAATACATCAGCTGGCCAAGCAATGACAGCCTAAGAAGCTATTGCTTTCTTCATAAGATCTTTTactctgggggaaaaaacacattgCTTTTTTATTACCAGCAGCCACCATCTGGGTGAGCTGTTGCTTCTGACCTGCCAGTATAGACAGAGCTTAGTGAGTACTACCACTGCATCTGTGTAGCATAAACCCCACAGATCTGCCCATATTTCACTAGTTATTGCTACTGAAGCTGCTGCAAtacaaaaatggaaagaaaaaaaaaaacaactgaatttcCACATgaaatggctttcttttttttaaactaaattatttaaattggTGAAAGCAccagaaaagtaataaaaaagaagccTATATTGATAATGAGGCATCCCATTTCATCAAGTTGAGGAATGTGCTGCTCCTACTGAGCCCCAACTCTAATAAGACCATGGCACAGGCATCTTGTTCATGGGAAACACTGCATTCTGACACAAGGACAATGGCAGAGGTAATAGCATATCACACATGCCATTCCTTCTTCTATTAACCCCTCAGGCTAACAGGCCAACAGAAAAGCTAACAGAAAGACAATAACAAATTACTATCAAAGATATCCTAAGggatataaaaaaattaattcatcttTGGGCAATTAAGAAGAATCCGGAAGATGAAGTGAGGACTTGACTCATCCTTCATGTTATATGCAAGCAATCCCAGTTGGACAACTGACCTGGCAATGCAGCAGCATAGAAATACCGGGACGTTCTCAGAGTCTGCCCAGCCTTTGGTATCTGTACACTGCCTTGTAACTTATTTGGATTTCATAGCAAATACTTGTCTTGCAATGCAAACCTATGAAGCACTGCcataacaaaaaacacaaaccgTCCTCCTTTTGCTCACCATGTATTTTCTCCTACAGTGAAAActgtcacacagctgcagcaaaaaCTCTGCAGTCACAGGTTGCTTATGATAatgatcattttaaaaagcctttgcAGGGGTATGTGCATGAATTCCAGTCAGAGCCGGAATGCTGTTTGTAATCTAATACAATTTTGTTTACCCTGACTTCTTGCAGAAAAGCACAGCCATGTTACCCACAGAAGCAGCCCTGATAGGCTGAATTTAACAATTAATCTACTTGCCACTAGATGGCAGATCTCAATTACTGATCTATGCTGGAATTCAGGACTGctattaaataataaatcaagtaaataaaaatagtctCTCTTTGCTAGTGTAACTATTTATAATCAtgcttgctttccatttttaaaccagacagttagaaaaaaaaactttctaaaAATACACTATCTGCCAGTGAAAATCTAACTTGATTCTGTCACGTctataaacaaaaccaaattaatAACCAGCATCACAGATGGATTCTTTATGTAAGTACGTACATCTCCCCATGGCGACAATTCTAGTTGCTTCCTAAAACTGCTGGCACCGCTTTACCTTGTTTCCTAGGTGATGGCTCTATCTTGTACTGAACCCAGACACTGTGCAACTGGATGGATCTCATTAGATGCTATCTCCTGCCTGTAGCTGTTTCTAGTAACATGGGATGCAGTGGTGGACAGGCACATCAGTACCATAAAAGAGTATCAGAGGGATATTAATACTTTATTGAGCAGTTCCTTTGAGGATCAAATCTGCTTAACAGTTATTTAATGCCCAAGTCCTCTGATACATCTAAAAGGCAAATATTGTGGTGATCTTAACACAATAgaacagggctgtgctcaaCCGTTTCAAAACAATGTGCAAACCTTGTCACAAACACATTGCTGCCAGTCTGAAAATAGGTACATGCCTCTGCCCAAGAAGTTCCATGTACATCAAGTCTGATAAATAGTTTCCTGATTGCCTAAAAGAGTGAACAACTGGCTGAGATACTAAGTGCACAGTTCTCCAATCAGTTCATTtcctcaaaagcaaaacagagaccTCTGTGATGCtttcaggatttatttatttttttaaattaaaacagagtaTTCAGAGTcagctgagaaatgaaagctaCAGTGACAATCCTAACCCTAATAATTGCTACAGCAGAGAATCACAGTTGTCAAACTAAAATTCAACAAAATCTAAAAACCAGGCCCgaaaaggtttattttccaTACTTCATCTGTGCCCTTAGCTCTCTGATGAAGAACTTTTCAACTGCACTTGTCAGCAGAAACTTAAGATCACTATTTCCCATGACAAGTGCAGTCAGTTGAACCATATCAGTCCAGTCGAAGTTCCTGATTATTGCAATGACTTCATTGTAGAGTTTCTGCTGCTTGGCAGGAGGCAACTCCATTATAATCTGAGGGACTGGCTTGAACTGTCCACTGGCCACCCAGGCACCAAGCAGTCCACCAAGCACTCCTCctagaaaatgaagagagatgTTACTCCCTATTGTCAGACCTGAAATTGTAGAGAGAAGTTCATCAGTACGGTTCACCTCCTCATTAGAAATCAGTGCAGAGTAAATGAACAAGGAATATCTCATTACAGTGGGGTAATGTAACGTGTGACTTCAGAGACAGGGCACCTTTTAAACTATTTATACAACATTGCTTAGTTCAGCAGATACAGAGGATACAAGTCTTTGCTATGGGACTCCGGCTTTTTTCTAATGTCCAGAAAGAATTCAGTGTGAGGAGGAAAACCATTTAAGGAGTTCACCAAGAAATGGATAGCAAGCAGccttaaaatacagaaacaatctttattttgctgctcttcttcaTCCCCTGCATCTGCCAACACTATGTCACATTCCTGACACTGCCTCAAGCCCTTCCACCTCCACTCCTTACCACAGTGATAGAGCAAAGCTCACACTAACAAGCCCTCAGCCTGAGACTCTGCTCTCAGTTATGTGCCACACACCTGTCGCTGGCATGCCTTAGCAGATGGCAGCCAGCACTCGGCCCAAACAAACACCTAACAGCTAGACTGAAGGGCTCCAAGGAGTCAGTACTTAAGCCACTGATCTGCATGTGGCTTCTCCTCAGAAAAAGGAGTTTTATATCACCAAGGTTGCTGCCATCCGAAAAGGGAACAGTGACACAGGCAGTATGATGCACCACTTGTTAAAAACTcttctgaaagaatgaaaagctcAGTTGAACGAAATCTTGCTGATACACTCACTCCCACAAAGTAGACTTGCTGGTTTCTTCACTCAGTGAGCTAACCATGTCCTATCCTACAGCAAACACACTTACCTATAGCGATGCCAGGTGGACCTTCAAGCAAACCTCCAACAAACGCGCCTACAAAAGCCAGGGATGCTCCTTCACGAGAGTGCTTGATAGCTGctctcatttccttctcctgaGCAACGCGGCAAAGCAATTGCATCACTTGATCCACATGGGTGGGCATCACGGCAGGTTAAGGTCCTGAAAAAGATGTTTAAGGTAAGTTTGATGGTTGCAAGAGGGACACAATTCTGCTGCTTACAGCTCCAGAGCCAGCAAGACTAACAGAGTACACTGCCAGAGCCACTggcgaaaaaaaaaaaattactttcactttcatttctggGATATCAGGAGCTAATCCTCCACAATTGATTTATTcgtttattatttatttatttttgctggcCAAAGATAATGCTTGTTCCAACTGCAAATGAAGCCACAGAACAGAGGAGGTCACTGTAGCTAAGAGTAACTCAGGAGAATGAACAAGGGTAAATTACAGCAGTGAGAAACATAACGAAGTTCCCACCCAGTTCTCCAGACAGCAATATCCTGCCATCTAGGAGAGGTTATCTGTAAAAATCTGACCTCCAAGAAATGCAGCTCTGattaaacacagcatttcacTTTGCCAGGCAGTGAAATACGCAGCTTTGTCTTTGCATTACAGCCAAAGGATACTTTCTTCTTTACCAACTATTCTATATGACAGGAACACAAATGGagatactaaaaataataacctCCTCTCATATTGTGAAAGTAATCCCAGTTCCAAGGAAACACTGATTTGGAGCACTGATACAAGTCTTTGCTATGGGACTCTGGCTTCTCACTAGTGTTAAGAAAGAATTCAGTGTGGGGAGGAAAGACATTTAAGTTCACCAAGACATGGATAGAGAGCAGCCTTaagatacagaaacaaacattattttgctgttcttcttcATCCCCTGTATACAGGAACTGttgaatcatggcctgaacctctgattgatcacctgagaCAAGGACTGCATCAGCCaagggagcacaggtgaaggcaattcagcttTGTGACTgaaagggatggagccaggctgcacctctcttagatcccatttaagagctgactgccactggggaaggatctctttctggagactGCTGCCTTTGGAGTTTTTCTGTGAGCCTAGGACACAGGTAAGAACTTCATTTATATTCAATTATCTCTTTCCACTGTGATAGTCTTTTTAGTTATAAATCTGTAGATAGCAGCCTAGCTACAGCTCTCTGTATATTTGTTGATTATACACCCAGTAACTACCAATGCTTTCTTATACTCCTGCCACTGCCTCAAGCCCTCCCATTTCCACTGCTTATCAGCAATGAAGCAAAGCTCTCAGCCTGAGACTCTGTGCTCAGTGATGTGCCACACAACTGTCACTGGCATGCCTTAGCAGATAGCAACCAGCACTCTGCCCACCTAAAGCAAATGAATACCTAACAGCAGATTGAAGGACTCCAAAGAGTCAGTACCTAAGCCATTGATCTGCACATGgcttcttctcagaaaaagagTTTTACCTCACCAAGGTTGCTGCCATCCGAAAAGGGAACAGTGACACAGGCAGTATGATGCACCACTTGTTTAaaaacttttctgaaagaataaaatgcagAATAGCATCTTGTTAAAGCTCAGTTGAATGAAATCTTGCCAATACGTGCTCCTTGACTTCAAATCATCCCAACTAAATAgacttcaggttttttttcctcctctttttcttccctctagTCAGTGGGTTAACCACACTTCTTATGCCTAAAGCAAATGCACTTACCTAGAGCAAGACCAGGTGTACCTCCTACCAAGCCTCCAAGTAATGCAGTTGTAACCATCAATAACCCTCCTCTAGAAGAGCGCTTCACAGCAGTTTTCATTCCCTTCTGCCAGGAAACATGGCAGAGTAGTTGCATCATTTGGTCCATGTGGATGGGCATCTTGGGTGGGTTATGTCCTGAAAAAGATGTTTAAGCTGATTGCTAcaacagagctgctcagagctctggAGTCAGTGAGACTAACAACGTGCTGCCATGGTCACTGTGTGCAAATAGAGaattactttctcttttgtttctggGAAATTGtttcacaatttttattttttttttttctggcaaaagCTGATGCTCATTGCAATTGTAAGTGAAGCCACAGCATAGAGCAGAGGACTTTGTATTTTGGATGAACTCAGGAAAAA encodes:
- the LOC107319305 gene encoding protein C19orf12 homolog, with amino-acid sequence MPTHVDQVMQLLCRVAQEKEMRAAIKHSREGASLAFVGAFVGGLLEGPPGIAIGGVLGGLLGAWVASGQFKPVPQIIMELPPAKQQKLYNEVIAIIRNFDWTDMVQLTALVMGNSDLKFLLTSAVEKFFIRELRAQMKYGK